The window GCCGCTGCGCAGGAAGGTCAGCGCCGTCTTGCCGCCGAAGGCCGCGGCGGCGTTGCAGAAGATCTCATAGGTGCTGCGCACCGTCAGCGCCTCGTCCAGCGGCGTTGCTTCGAGCCGGCGCACGTCCTCGATGCTGCGGATGGGAAAGGACGCGCTGAAGGGCGCGGCCGTCGCGCGTGTCTCGCTCGTGCTCATGACGGGTCTCCTCGTTCGGGCGTGGGTCGATGCGCGCCGCGCTGCGTGGCGCGCTTTGCCCATTGTGAATGCGTCAGTGCCTGGCAGGCAGGGCTTGCCGCCCGAGCGCGGCGAAGCGCTGCAGGTGATGGTCCTCGTCGCCCAGCTGGTGGTCGATCATCACCAGCCGCTTCGCGTAGTGCGCGAGCGGCAGCTCCCAGGTCATGCCGATACCGCCGTGCATCTGGATGCTTTCCTCCGCGACGAGCGTGCCGATGCGCCCGATGCTCGCCTTGGCGGCCGAAAGCGCCCGCTCGCGCGCCACGCGGTCCTCGCCGTCGATCGCCGCGGCGGCATTGATCACGGCCGAGCGCGCCTGCTCCACTTCGAGCAGCAGGTCGGCCATGCGGTGCTGCAGCGCCTGGAAGCTGCCGATCAGCTGGCCGAACTGCTTGCGCGTGCGCAGGTAGTCGAGCGTGGCCGCCTTGGCCGCTTCCATCGCGCCCAGGCTCTCGGCACACAGGGCGAGCAGGCCTCGGCCGATGGCGCGCTCCAGCGTCGCGTAGCCCAGGCCTTCGGTGCCCAGCAGCGCGCCGCTTTCCAGCTTCAGCCCGTCGAACACGAGCTCGGCCACGCGGCCGCCGTCGATGGCGGGGCAGCCGCGCACATGCAGGCCCTGGGTCTTCGCCGGCACGAGGAAGAGCGAGATGCCGGCCTCGTCGCCGTCCGCGCCCGAGGTGCGTGCCGAAACCACGAACAGGCTGGCCTGCTCGCCTTGCGGCACCACGGCCTTGGCGCCGTTGAGCAGCCAGCCGTCGCCGCTGCGCTCTGCGCGCGTCTGCACATGCGCGGTTTCGTAGTGTGCGCCGGGCTCGTCGTGCGCCAGCGCCGCGATGGTGCTGCCCGCGATGATGCCGGCCAGCCCTTCTTTCTGCGCTGCGTTGCCCGCCGCGGCAATCGCCTCGCCGGCCATCACCGCTCCCAGCACCGGCTCGACGACCAGGCCGCGGCCCAGCGCCTCGAAGACCACCGCGACATCGAAGCCGCCGCCGCCGAAGCCGCCGTCTTCTTCGCGAAAGAGCGCGCCGATCACGCCCAGCTCCGCAAACTGCTCCCAGATCCTGGCGCTGAAGCCTTGCTCCGACTTCGCGATGCGGTCGCGCGCGTCGAACGCGTACTGCTCGGCGATGAAGCGGTTGAGGCTGTCGGCGAGCATGCGCCGGTCTTCGGTGTGTTCGAAATTCATGGTCTTGTCCTCACAGTCCCAGGATCATCTTGGAGATGATGTTCTTCTGGATTTCGTTGGAGCCGCCAAAGATCGAGAGCTTGCGGTTGTTGAAGTACTTGGCCGCGGCAGGCGCCGCTTCGGCCGGGCCGAAGGGCGTGGCTTCGAATCCTTCTTCCAGTGCCGCTTCGACGAAGGGCCGCGCGTAGGGCCCCATCGCGCGCCGGATCAGCGAAGAGATTTCCTGGCGGATCTCGGTCCCGCGGATCTTGAGCATCGAGCTCTCGGCGCCCGGCACGCCGCCGCCCGCCACCGCCGCGATCACGCGCAGGTTGGTGGTCTTCATGTTCTCCAGGTCGATCTCGACGCGCGCCATGCGCGCCGCGAAAGCCGGGTCTTCCGACAGCGGCCTGCCGTTCTTCGTCTGCTTCGCCGCGATCGCCTTGAGCTGCTCCATCGCCGCCACCGAGAAACCCACGCCCGCGATGTTGGTGCGCTCGTAGGTCAGCAGGTACTTGGCGCAGGTCCAGCCCTTGTCCTCCTCGCCCACCAGGTTCTCGGCCGGCACGCGCACATCGGAGAAGAACACTTCGTTGACCTCGTGCTCGCCGTCCAGCGTGATGATCGGCCGCACCTCGACCCCCGGCGACTTCATGTCGATCAGCAGGAAGCTGATGCCTTCCTGCTTCTTGGCCTCGCGGTTGGTACGCACCAGGCAGAAGATCATGTTCGCGTGCTGGCCCAGCGTGGTCCAGGTCTTCTGGCCGTTCACGAGGTAGTGCGGCCCCTGCGCGTCGACGCCCTTCACCGCCGAGGTCTTGACCGAGGCCAGGTCCGAGCCGGCGCCCGGTTCGGAATAGCCCTGGCACCACCAGTCCGAGCCGTCGAGGATGCGCGGCAGCCAGCGGCGCTTCTGTTCCTCGTTGCCGTACTTGATCAGCACCGGTCCCAGCATGTTGACGCCGAAGGGCACGATGCGCGGCGCATGGGCCAGCGCGCATTCGTTTTCGAAGATGAACTTCTCGACGGCCGTCCAGCCCGGTCCGCCGTACTGCTCGGGCCAGTGGTTGGCGAGCCAGCCGCGCGCGTTGAGGATGGCGTGCCATTCCTCCATGTCGGCCTTGCCCAGGTGCTTGCCGTGGGCCACCTTGTCGGAAAGGCGCTTGGGCAGCTTCTCGGCGAGGAAGCTGCGCACCTCGTTGCGGAAGGCTTGTTCTTCGGGGGTGAAGTTGAGGTCCATGGCCGCCGTCTCCTTCAATAGATTTCGAACAGGCCCGCGGCGCCCATGCCGCCGGCGATGCACATGGTCACGACCGCGTACTTCGCGCCGCGCCGCTTGCCTTCGATCAGCACGTGGCCCGCGAGCCGCGCACCCGTCATGCCGAAAGGGTGGCCGATGGAGATCGCGCCCCCGTCGACATTGAGCCGCTCGGC is drawn from Variovorax sp. PBS-H4 and contains these coding sequences:
- a CDS encoding acyl-CoA dehydrogenase family protein, which gives rise to MNFEHTEDRRMLADSLNRFIAEQYAFDARDRIAKSEQGFSARIWEQFAELGVIGALFREEDGGFGGGGFDVAVVFEALGRGLVVEPVLGAVMAGEAIAAAGNAAQKEGLAGIIAGSTIAALAHDEPGAHYETAHVQTRAERSGDGWLLNGAKAVVPQGEQASLFVVSARTSGADGDEAGISLFLVPAKTQGLHVRGCPAIDGGRVAELVFDGLKLESGALLGTEGLGYATLERAIGRGLLALCAESLGAMEAAKAATLDYLRTRKQFGQLIGSFQALQHRMADLLLEVEQARSAVINAAAAIDGEDRVARERALSAAKASIGRIGTLVAEESIQMHGGIGMTWELPLAHYAKRLVMIDHQLGDEDHHLQRFAALGRQALPARH
- a CDS encoding acyl-CoA dehydrogenase family protein, whose translation is MDLNFTPEEQAFRNEVRSFLAEKLPKRLSDKVAHGKHLGKADMEEWHAILNARGWLANHWPEQYGGPGWTAVEKFIFENECALAHAPRIVPFGVNMLGPVLIKYGNEEQKRRWLPRILDGSDWWCQGYSEPGAGSDLASVKTSAVKGVDAQGPHYLVNGQKTWTTLGQHANMIFCLVRTNREAKKQEGISFLLIDMKSPGVEVRPIITLDGEHEVNEVFFSDVRVPAENLVGEEDKGWTCAKYLLTYERTNIAGVGFSVAAMEQLKAIAAKQTKNGRPLSEDPAFAARMARVEIDLENMKTTNLRVIAAVAGGGVPGAESSMLKIRGTEIRQEISSLIRRAMGPYARPFVEAALEEGFEATPFGPAEAAPAAAKYFNNRKLSIFGGSNEIQKNIISKMILGL